Within Psychrobacter sp. AH5, the genomic segment CGTACCTAGTAAATCACTGATAAAAAGTGCCAAAGTTGCTCATCATATGCGCCATGGTGCAGACTACGGGTTACAAAATGTCGAGGTCAATTACGACTTCAAATCAGTAATGAGCCGCATACAGCGCATTATCAAAAAAATAGAACCTAATGACAGCGTTGAGCGCTATAGCGGACTTGGGGTAGAGGTTATCAAAGGCTACGCCACGATCGTTAATCCGTGGACAGTAGAGATTAAGGATAATAATGGTCAAGTGCAGCAGCTGACGACTCGTAATATCGTTATCGCTGCCGGTAGCCGACCTTTTATACCGCCTATCGATGGGTTAGAAAACATCGACTATTTGACTAGTGATACTCTTTGGCAAAAGCTTAGTCATCAACAGTCGCCGCCTAAACGCTTGGTTATCATCGGTGGCGGTCCTATCGGCTGTGAGTTATCGCAAGCCTTTGCGCGTTTAGGCTCTAATGTCACGCAGATAGAGCGCGGTAGTCGGCTGCTAAAAAAAGAAGATCCGGAAGTGGCAGAGTATGCTAAAGACTGTCTAGAGACTGATGGCGTAAACGTATTACTCAATCACGATGCTATACGCTGTACGCGTGACGATATTAATAGTGCGTTGCAAAGCCTGACGGTGAAAGATAAGCAAGGGGTTGAGGCGACTATTGAGTTTGATGCTTTGCTTATCGCGGTCGGACGACAAGCGCGGACTACTGGTTATGGTCTTGAGAATTTAGGCATTGATACTTTTGATACCGGCGGTACTCTTGTTACTAACGACTACTTAGAAACAAAGTTCCCTAATATTTTAGCGGCTGGTGATGTCGCAGGCCCCTATCAGTTCACTCATGTAGCCTCCCATCAAGCTTGGTATGCGGCGGTCAATAGCTTATTTGGCGGTCTAAAAAAGTTCAAAGTCGATTATCGAGTGATTCCTTGGGTGACTTTTATTGATCCTGAAATTGCCCGCGTTGGGCTTAGTGAAACTGAGGCTCATGAGCAAGATATTAAGTTTGAAGTGACGCGTTATGATATCGGCGATCTGGATCGCGCCATAACTGAAAGCCAAGCGACAGGCTGGGTAAAGGTATTGACTGTGCCTAATAAAGATAAAATACTTGGCGTGACTATCGTCGGTAATAATGCAGGCGAGTTATTAGCCGAATACGTCTTGGCGATGAAACATAATCTTGGCCTTAATAAAATCCTTGGCACTATCCATCCTTATCCGACCATGAGTGAGGCGAATAAGTACGCGGCAGGGGCGTGGAAACGCAATCATGCGCCAGAGAAATTACTTAAGTGGGTAGAGAGGTATCATCGGTTTAAACGCAGTTAGACATTAGATGATTGAATTGACACAGTTCTTTTTAACTAAAAGCTTATAAAGCTACTACCACTAGCGTTTAGAAAATCTATTATATAAACCCTGAGCCAATGCTTTGACGATCATCGCCTGACTTTGTGCAAAGCCTTTGTATTTAGGCAGCTTATCGTCTATATCTGCGACACGGCGATTATAAAACAGATGCATGCTAGGTTCTGGTAGTGCCGCTGCATCAGCATAATTGCTAGTAGGCACTAATAGCAGATTGCCGCCCATTGCCATCTCTATACTAGGTTTATTGCAGCTTTTGCAAAGTCCACGGCTTATATTTGGTGGTAGTTTCCAGCGGCGAAACTTAGTACGCATTAGCTTTAGCTCACTGACATCTGGCTTAACTAAAACGGTGATATCGTTATAAGCTTGTCCGGTGTATTCCTGACAAATAGTACAATGACAGATAAAGCGAGCAATCGGCGTGTTGTTAATCAGGTAGGTATTGCTACAGCAAGAGCAGGAGCCTTCTTGCGGCGTAAATTGTTTGCTCATCGGTCAATCCTTTTTATTAAAATAAAGTTATAAGAAGAAAGTTAGCTATGTTTATTCTCGAAATTCATTAAAGCGAAATATAACATTTTCTGAGTGTCTCATAATATTGGCTTTAAGTAGAGCTGCTGATCATTTAGACAAAAAAAGAGACCTTGCTAGGTCTCCTTTTTTTTGCTACTAATCATTCATAAACAACTTTATAGAATAACTATTAGCAGCCTAATTTACCTTCCGCTGCAAGCGCTTTTTTGCTACGAACTGGCGCAGGACAGTCCTCGCCATAGTATTGACGATCGGCAAAGTAGCTTGAGCGCACCATAGGACCGGCCCAAATGCTAAAGAAGCCAATCTTTTTGCCATAATCCATGTAGCGCTGAAACTCATCAGGATGCACGTAACGATCGACTGGCGCATGATCCTTACTCGGCTGCAAGTACTGACCTACGGTAATCATATCGACATCATGGGCTTTTAGATCATCAAGTAGCGCGTAAACCTCTTCTTCAGTCTCACCAAGACCCACCATAAACCCGCATTTGGTGGCGATATCAGGGCGACGCTCTTTATAAATCTTTAGCAGATCTAGCGAATGCTGATAGTCAGAACCCGGACGGAAGGCTTTATACAGACGCGGCACCGTTTCGATATTATGGTTAAACACATCCGGCGCAGTCTCCGTCAATAAATCGAGCGCTATATCCATACGGCCACGAAAATCAGGGACTAGGATCTCAATTAAGCAATTAGGGCTCAAAGCTCTAGATTCATTCAATACTTCGACAAAATGCTGCGCGCCGCCATCCTTTAGATCATCGCGATCCACTGAGGTGATAACCGCGTATTTTAGCCCTAAACCTAAGATAGTCTCAGCGGTATGACGCGGCTCATCCTTATCAAGCTCATTAGGGCGACCGTGACCGACATCACAAAACGGGCAGCGACGGGTACAAATATCGCCCATAATCATAAAGGTAGCAGTACCATCAGAGAAGCACTGCGCAAGATTGGGGCAGGCCGCTTCTTCGCAAACGGTATAGAGCTTTTGCTCACGTAGTTTGGCTTTGATACGCGCCACTTCCGCAGGGGAGGATAGCTTTACTCGTATCCAATCCGGTTTTTGCTTAGTCTCAACAGTAGGAATCACCTTAATAGGTATACGGGCAACCTTATCGTAGCCGCGCAACTTTTCGCCTTGAATGGCTTTTTTGGGCTTAGCTTTAACAGCAGGAACGTGGGTTTGTACAGCTAATGAGCTCATAGAGTTATCCCTAACCCTCACTGTCTTTGTATCAAGGCCTAAACCTTTATAAGACAAGGGTTTTATTTTATTATCTGATAGTAGTGAGTCTTAGATTTTATCGAGTAATTATAGCAAAATTTGCTTTAGTAATCATCTAGCTATCGTCAAAGAAGCTAGTATAAAAGTAATTCAATAGCTGATTGGACGGTTTTGGAGACTAGCGGAATATTAGAGACCATCAGTTTTTACTTTTCAATATCAATACCCATCTCAGTAAATACCTCAATAGCCGCTCGAAAGGCTTCTTGCGTCGTTGGCGCGCCGCAATAAGGCAGGCTATGCATCAGTACTTCGCGAATCTCGCTGACACTTGCGCCATTGTTGATAGCACCGCGGATATGACCTTTTAACTCATTAGGGCTTTTTTGCGCGATCAAGAATGACAAGGTGACTAATGAGCGGTATTTGCGTGGCAATATTGAGTCGTCTTGCCAAGTGCTGCCCCAAGCGTGCTCAATGATCCAATCCTGCAACGGCTGAGTAAAAGCGGTTGCCCCCTTAAGAGAGCGCTCAACATGTGCTGCGCCCATAACTTCGGTACGAACCTTTAGCCCTTTATCATAATTTGAGTCATTATCCATATGGCTTTTCCTAATAATCTTAGACGGTTAATTGAAAGGTAGTTATAAGGTGATAATAATCCGCTTAGTTATACCATCCATTTTTTTAATAAATGTTGGCTATGCAAGGCGCTTTAGCCCCTAACCATTAACATTTTGAGCATTTTAGGCTATCATTGCCATACTAATTATTCAATATTTGTATTCAATTAAGCACATTGACGCAGGCTGTTATACTGACTACCCCCGTGATGTGCTGATCATCGACCGACGAGGAAAACTATATATGTTAGAAGCTTATCGCAAACATGTCGAAGAACGTGCCCAGCTAGGAGTAGTACCACTACCGCTTAGCGAAAACCAAGTCGCCGAATTGGTCGAGCTACTAAAAAACCCACCAGCAGGTGAAGACGAGTTCTTGATGAACTTGCTAGAAAATCGTATCCCAGCCGGTGTGGACCAAGCGGCTTATGTAAAAGCGGCATTCTTAGCGGCTATCGTAAAAGGCGAAGCAAGCTCACCACTTATCAGTAAGAAAAAAGCGGTTGAGATCTTAGGCACTATGCAAGGCGGCTATAACGTTGCGCCATTGGTTGCAGCATTAGATGACGCCGATGTAGCACAAGAAGCTGCCGAAGCTTTAAAGAAAACATTGCTAGTATTTGACGCGTTTAACGACGTGACTGAAAAAGCCGAAGCGGGCAATGACATCGCTCGCGAAGTAGTGCAGTCTTGGGCGGATGCCGAATGGTTCTTGAACCGTGATGCGGTACCAGAAAAAACCACTTACACCACGTTTAAGGTCACGGGCGAAACCAACACTGACGACTTGTCTCCAGCTCAAGACGCATGGAGCCGTCCTGATATTCCTCTACACGCACTTGCCATGCACAAAAACTCTCGTGACGGCATCACGGCTGATGAAGAGGGCGTTGTTGGTCCTATGAAGCAGATCGAGGCACTAAAAGAAAAAGGCTATCCACTTGCTTATGTCGGCGACGTCGTCGGTACGGGCTCTAGCCGTAAGTCTGCGACCAACTCAGTACTGTGGCTAATGGGCGAAGATATCCCGAACGTACCAAACAAACGCGGCGGCGGTCTAGTACTGGGTAACAACATCGCTCCTATCTTCTTCAATACTATGGAAGATTCAGGCGCATTGCCAATCGAAAAAGTAGCGGTTGATAAGCTGGATATGGGCGATGTTTTTGACATCTATCCGTATGAAGGCAAAATCACTAAGCATGATTCTGATGAAGTATTATCAACTTTCAAATTAAACTCGCCAACACTGCTTGATGAAGTTCGTGCTGGTGGCCGTATTCCACTTATCGTAGGTCGTGGCCTGACTAACCGTGCCCGCGCATACATGGGTCTTGGTCATTCAGACGTATTTGCAAAGCCAGAAGAGCCGACTGATACCGGTAAAGGCTTTACACTAGCACAAAAAATGGTCGGTAAAGCTTGTGGCCTAGAAGGCGTGCGTCCGGGTATGTACTGTGAGCCTAAGATGACCACAGTCGGCTCGCAAGACACCACAGGTCCTATGACCCGTGACGAGCTAAAAGATCTAGCTTGTTTAGGTTTCCAAGCGGATCTTGTGATGCAGTCTTTTTGTCATACCGCTGCTTATCCAAAGCCTGTTGACGTTGAGACTCAGCATACGCTACCTGACTTTATTATGAACCGCGGCGGCGTAAGCTTACGTCCAGGCGATGGTATCATTCATAGCTGGCTGAACCGTATGCTTCTTCCAGATACTGTTGGTACTGGCGGTGACTCGCACACGCGTTTCCCAATGGGTATCTCGTTTCCAGCGGGTTCTGGTCTAGTCGCTTTTGCTGCGGCGACTGGTGTTATGCCGCTTGATATGCCAGAATCTGTCCGTGTCCGTTTCGTTGGTGAGCGTCAGCCTGGTATCACGCTACGTGACTTGGTCCATGCTATTCCTTACCAAGCCATCAAAGAGGGTTATTTGACGGTCGATAAAAAAGGTAAAATCAACGAGTTCAACGGTCGTATCCTTGAGATCGAAGGTTTAGAAGATCTAACCGCTGAGCAAGCGTTTGAATTATCTGATGCCTCTGCTGAGCGTAGTGCTGCTGGCTGTACTATCACATTATCTGAAGAGTCGGTAACTGAGTACTTAAACTCAAACATCACGCTACTTAAGTGGATGATCTCAGAAGGCTATGGCGATGCGCGTACTATCAGCCGCCGTATCGAGCAGATGCAAGAGTGGCTGGCGAACCCAAGCCTA encodes:
- a CDS encoding FAD-dependent oxidoreductase, which translates into the protein MKKILIVLVVILVIAGFFFFGFDDLLTLQGIQARLSQFYEWRDESPLLVGGLFFLAYVLVAAFSLPGAAIMTLLAGALFGLWWGLLLASFASSIGALFAFLAARFLFRDSFQTKFASKLKSINDGIAKDGGFYLFTVRLLPIFPFFLVNILMGLTTIKAWTYYWVSQLGMLAGTFVYVNAGVQLAQIESLGDVISPTLLGSFALLAIFPLLAKKALDWYKAQQVYKGWHKPKSFDRNMVVIGAGAGGLVSAYIAATVKAKVTLVEANKMGGDCLNYGCVPSKSLIKSAKVAHHMRHGADYGLQNVEVNYDFKSVMSRIQRIIKKIEPNDSVERYSGLGVEVIKGYATIVNPWTVEIKDNNGQVQQLTTRNIVIAAGSRPFIPPIDGLENIDYLTSDTLWQKLSHQQSPPKRLVIIGGGPIGCELSQAFARLGSNVTQIERGSRLLKKEDPEVAEYAKDCLETDGVNVLLNHDAIRCTRDDINSALQSLTVKDKQGVEATIEFDALLIAVGRQARTTGYGLENLGIDTFDTGGTLVTNDYLETKFPNILAAGDVAGPYQFTHVASHQAWYAAVNSLFGGLKKFKVDYRVIPWVTFIDPEIARVGLSETEAHEQDIKFEVTRYDIGDLDRAITESQATGWVKVLTVPNKDKILGVTIVGNNAGELLAEYVLAMKHNLGLNKILGTIHPYPTMSEANKYAAGAWKRNHAPEKLLKWVERYHRFKRS
- a CDS encoding GFA family protein; the encoded protein is MSKQFTPQEGSCSCCSNTYLINNTPIARFICHCTICQEYTGQAYNDITVLVKPDVSELKLMRTKFRRWKLPPNISRGLCKSCNKPSIEMAMGGNLLLVPTSNYADAAALPEPSMHLFYNRRVADIDDKLPKYKGFAQSQAMIVKALAQGLYNRFSKR
- the lipA gene encoding lipoyl synthase is translated as MSSLAVQTHVPAVKAKPKKAIQGEKLRGYDKVARIPIKVIPTVETKQKPDWIRVKLSSPAEVARIKAKLREQKLYTVCEEAACPNLAQCFSDGTATFMIMGDICTRRCPFCDVGHGRPNELDKDEPRHTAETILGLGLKYAVITSVDRDDLKDGGAQHFVEVLNESRALSPNCLIEILVPDFRGRMDIALDLLTETAPDVFNHNIETVPRLYKAFRPGSDYQHSLDLLKIYKERRPDIATKCGFMVGLGETEEEVYALLDDLKAHDVDMITVGQYLQPSKDHAPVDRYVHPDEFQRYMDYGKKIGFFSIWAGPMVRSSYFADRQYYGEDCPAPVRSKKALAAEGKLGC
- a CDS encoding carboxymuconolactone decarboxylase family protein → MDNDSNYDKGLKVRTEVMGAAHVERSLKGATAFTQPLQDWIIEHAWGSTWQDDSILPRKYRSLVTLSFLIAQKSPNELKGHIRGAINNGASVSEIREVLMHSLPYCGAPTTQEAFRAAIEVFTEMGIDIEK
- the acnB gene encoding bifunctional aconitate hydratase 2/2-methylisocitrate dehydratase, producing MLEAYRKHVEERAQLGVVPLPLSENQVAELVELLKNPPAGEDEFLMNLLENRIPAGVDQAAYVKAAFLAAIVKGEASSPLISKKKAVEILGTMQGGYNVAPLVAALDDADVAQEAAEALKKTLLVFDAFNDVTEKAEAGNDIAREVVQSWADAEWFLNRDAVPEKTTYTTFKVTGETNTDDLSPAQDAWSRPDIPLHALAMHKNSRDGITADEEGVVGPMKQIEALKEKGYPLAYVGDVVGTGSSRKSATNSVLWLMGEDIPNVPNKRGGGLVLGNNIAPIFFNTMEDSGALPIEKVAVDKLDMGDVFDIYPYEGKITKHDSDEVLSTFKLNSPTLLDEVRAGGRIPLIVGRGLTNRARAYMGLGHSDVFAKPEEPTDTGKGFTLAQKMVGKACGLEGVRPGMYCEPKMTTVGSQDTTGPMTRDELKDLACLGFQADLVMQSFCHTAAYPKPVDVETQHTLPDFIMNRGGVSLRPGDGIIHSWLNRMLLPDTVGTGGDSHTRFPMGISFPAGSGLVAFAAATGVMPLDMPESVRVRFVGERQPGITLRDLVHAIPYQAIKEGYLTVDKKGKINEFNGRILEIEGLEDLTAEQAFELSDASAERSAAGCTITLSEESVTEYLNSNITLLKWMISEGYGDARTISRRIEQMQEWLANPSLMRADEDAEYAIDMTIDMSEIKEPILCCPNDPDDAKTLADVAGDTIDEVFIGSCMTNIGHFRAAGKLLQDVPAGSLKTRLWIAPPTKMDARQLMEEGYYNIYAQAGARTEMPGCSLCMGNQARIAPKSTAVSTSTRNFPNRLGQGANVYLASAELAAVAAVLGKLPTNDEYQQYAGMLNSMGDEVYKYMNFDRMDAYTEEADKINVAQLT